DNA from Dysgonomonadaceae bacterium PH5-43:
GGTTCGAGATGGAAGAAAGACACAATAACAGACGACAACAACCTGATTATTAGAGCCACAACCAACCCCATTATCAGACCTATTGTTGTTGTATGAGAGGCATAAACCTGTGCTTTATCTAAGCGTTTGCTTCCTATTGATTGGGCAATACTTATCTCTGCCGCTACTTTTGGCAAGTAAGCCAAAGACGTTGTAAGCCACAAAACAATACCAATAGCTCCAACTGCAGCAATATCTTCGCTACCTAATCGTCCGACCCAAGCCATATCGGTAAGAGTATAAGCCATTTGGATAAAGTTAGTTGCCATAATTGGAGTAGCTAACCCTATCAACTGCTTAAAAATAGGCCCTTGAGTAAGTGTTTTAATATTCATATTGAGGCGCAAAAGTAGTAATAAAGACACGAAAACTCTCAACTCTAAAATAAATTATTACATTAGTTATACAGAAATAATTATTTATTGTAATTTTGCAAAACTCAAATTCTCGTAACTTCCTAAAATTATTGCAGATATGAAAAAGGCTTTAAAACTATTTAATTCGGTTAGAGGTAAGATAAATAAGTATTGGCTGGCTATAATCATTTTCGTGATTGTAACTTTCTTACTTGGCGAAAGTAGCATTTTCAAAAGATTAGAATACGACAAACAGATTAACAGACTCGAATCTGACATAGAGCATTACAAAAACCAAAGAGAAGAAAACGAAAAGAAACTGGAAAGTCTTAAAAGCGATAACGAAAGTCTGGAAAAATTAGCTCGCGAACAATATCAGATGACTAAGGAAAACGAAGATTTGTTCATTATTAAAGATTAAAACGAATGGGACCTAAACTAAAAGAATACATCTTTTTTGTATGTGGAATATTGCTTGTACTTTCGGCAGTACTATATAGTATGAGTTGGGAGTTTATTCCTTATGTATATGCTGTAGCCGGAGCTGGTGTTGCTGTGGTTTTCCTTTCATCTCCATATAACGGAGACAACAAAAGACTTAAACGATTGAATGTTCAACAAGCTATAGCTGCTATTCTACTCCCTCTATCTTCTTACTTTATGTTTAAAGATATGAACGAATGGATAGTTTGCCTTCTGGTTTCGGGTATATTACAAAGCTATGTTGTATTTGTTCAAGATTACGAAGAAAAGAAAAACAACAAAGAAGATAAAGAAAAATAATGGAGCGTATTACCAGTCTGCAAAATCCTCGAATAAAGAATATTACGAAGCTTTTATCTAAGGCTAAGGAAAGGAAATCTCAGAATGTTTTTATTATTGAAGGAGCTCGCGAACTTAGCTTAGCTATTGCGGGTGGTTACTCTTTTGAAGAGGTGTATGTTTGTTCTGAGTTATTTGCAAATACAGATTACCCTACAGTATTAGAAAATATACCATCGGAAGTTGTTTTTGAAATAAGTGAGGCGGTATTTAGCAAGATAGCTTATCGTGAAGCTTCTGATGGAGTGATAGCTTTAGCCAAACCGAAAAAGCATTCGTTAGACAATCTTTCTCTTCCAAACAATCCTTTTATTATTATATTAGAGTCGGTAGAAAAACCAGGCAACTTAGGAGCTATACTTCGCACTGCTGATGCGGCAAAAGCCGACGCTGTTATTATCTGCGACTCTTTGACAGATATTTACAATCCAAATGTTATTCGCTCAAGTGTAGGCTGCTTGTTTACTGTTCCCGTAGGAGTTGCTTCAAACGAAGATACATTATCTTTCTTAAAGAAGCACAACATAGAGTCTTTTGCTGCCGAACTTAATGCGGCTCAATGGTATCAAGAAACAGATTACACCAAATCTTGTGCTATTGTTATGGGTACAGAAGCCGACGGACTAACAGACTTCTGGCTGTCTAATGCAAACAAAAGGATTAAAATACCAATGAGAGGAGTTATCGACTCTCTTAACGTATCGGTATCGGCGGCAGTTATTACTTTCGAAGCAATGAGACAAAGAGGTTTTTAACCTTTTTGCCAAGCTTCCCAACTTGCAAAAGCTTGAAGTATTAGCATCTCTAAGCCATTCTTTGTTTCTGCCCCGTATCTTTTACCCTGTTTCATAAACATTGTTTCGTCGGGATTGTACAGTAAATCATATAAAAGATGATTTTCGGTAAGGTAGTGGTAAGGAATGTTAGGGCAATCGTCTACATTAGGCCACATACCAACAGGAGTACAGTTTACTATTACTGTGCGTTCTTCTATAACTTCGGGAAGAAGGTCGGCATAAGTAATTTCATTACCAGACGATTTAGTCCGCGAAACACAAACAGCCTCAACACCTAATTGCTGAAGACCGTAATACACAGCCTTAGCAGAGCCCCCAGTTCCTAATATCAACGCCTTTTTATGGTGAGGTTTCAACATTGGCTCTATAGAGTTTTTGAAACCTATAATATCAGAGTTGTGCCCTACCAGTTTTACTTTGTTTTTGCTTCTTTCAAACACCACAACATTTACTGCTCCTATAAGTTTTGCATTGTTTGTTATGCTATCTAAGAAAGGGATAACCTGCTCTTTGTAAGGAATGGTTACATTCAAACCTTTAAGAGCAGGGTTATTTTTTACTACGGACTTAAACTCATCAATAGACGGAATTTCGAAGTTTACGTATTCGGCGTCTATACCTTCCGCTTCAAATTTATCATTAAAAAAGTTTCTTGAGAAAGAATGTCCTAAGGGATACCCTATTAATCCGTAGATGTCCATAATATTTAAGTTGTTAAGTTAGTATTATTATTTAAGATAGTTATTAATATTAGCTTCTATCCTTGAAGGCACATTGCTAATATCAGCCTTTACAAAAGTCTCTCCTGTAATTTTTTCGTATAGTTCGATGTATCTTTCAGACACACTTTCGCAATAAGCAGGAGTCATTTCCGGAACAGTTTGTCCTTCTTTACCTTGAAAACCATTTTCCATAAGCCACTTTCTAACAAACTCTTTAGATAATTGCTTTTGTTCTTCGCCTTTCTCAAATCTTTCTTGATAACCATCGGCGTAGAAATAACGAGAAGAGTCGGGAGTATGAATTTCATCAATAAGATATATCTTACCGTCTTTCTTTCCAAACTCATATTTAGTATCTACAAGTATTAATCCTTTAGAAGCCGCCATCTCTGTACCTCTTTGAAATAAAGCCTGAGTATATTTCTCAAGTTCTTCATAATCTTCCTTTCCTACTAAACCTTGAGCAATGATTTCTTCTTTAGATATGTTTTCGTCGTGTCCTTCATCTGCTTTAGTTGTTGGAGTGATAAGAGGTGTAGGGAACTTCTGGTTTTCTTTCATTCCTTCAGGAAGTTCAATACCACAGATAGTTCTTTCTCCTGCTTGGTAAGCTCTCCACGCACTACCAGTAAGATAACCTCTGATAACCATCTCTACTTTAAAAGGGTCGCACTTAACACCAACAGTAACCATAGGGTCTGGCACTGCAAGTTTCCAGTTAGGAACAATGTCAGCCGTTGCATCTAAAAACTTAGCTGCTATCTGGTTTAGCACTTGTCCTTTATAAGGAATACCTTGAGGTAGAATAACATCAAAAGCTGATATTCTGTCGGTAGCAATCATCACTAAGATATCTTCTCCTATTGAGTAAACATCTCTTACCTTTCCGTGATAAACATTAGTTTGTCCTGAAAACTTAAAATCTGTAGTAACTAAAGTATTCATAAATTTTTATGTATTAATTTGTTTTATTTTGTCTTCTTTATCGTAAGCATCAACAATACGCTGCACAAGTTTGTGCCTTACTATATCTTTTTTATTAAATTCAATCTGTGCTATACCTTTAACGTCTTTAAGTATACGCATAGCGTGTATAAGTCCCGACCTCTGCGAAGGAGGTAAATCTATTTGAGTAACATCTCCTGTTATAATCATTTTAGCATTCATACCCAAACGAGTTAAAAACATCTTCATTTGCTGAACATTGGTATTCTGTGCTTCATCTAAGATTATTATCGCATCGCTTAAAGTTCTTCCTCTCATAAATGCTAAGGGAGCTATTTGTATCACCTTGTTTTCTAAATGCTCTTTAAGTTTAGCCGTAGGAATCATATCTTCGAGCGCATCATATAACGGTTGTAAATAAGGATCTATCTTATCTTTCATATCTCCAGGTAAGAAACCAAGCTTCTCTCCGGCCTCAACAGCAGGGCGACTAAGTATAATCTTTCTAACTTCTTTGTTTTTAAGAGCTCTTACCGCCAATGCTATAGCCGTGTAAGTTTTTCCAGAACCTGCAGGTCCGACAGCAAACAACATATCATTCTTATCAAACTTATCTACAAGTTTTTGTTGATTTTCGCTCCTTGCAGTTATAGGCTTACCACTGATACCATATATAATAAGGTTAGCTTGTTTCGCTGGAGCATCATTGTCGTGTTTTCCCTTTACTATTTTAAGAATGGCAGCCTCTGTTAACATATTATATGTCTGATAGTACTGTTCCATTTCTTGTATTTTTTCTTCAAAGCCAACAAGTTCGAGTTCGTCTCCAATAACTTTAATGACATTGCCTCGTGCAACTATCCTTAGTTTAGGATATAAAGATTTGATTAATTGAACATTAGAACTGTTAACCCCATAAAAACTTACGGTGTCTACACTATCTAAAATAATGATTTTCTCTATCATTCGCTGTGTTTGCTATTATGAAAACACAAAAGTAATGAATAATTTTTAATTTATTGATTGGGTTTATCCTACTTATTTGATACTTTTGCATCAAGTTAAAGCAAATTACTCGGTTATGGTTATAAAAAGATATTCTCATCTGTGTTTAATTTTACTTTCGTTACTTTTTGTGATGAATTCTTGCTCAAAAGAAAAAGAGTTAAAGCCTATAAGATTTATCGGAGACTATAATAGAGATTTCAATGATTTGCATAAATTACACTTATCGGCTGCCAATACAATA
Protein-coding regions in this window:
- a CDS encoding cell division protein DivIC (product_source=KO:K13052; cog=COG2919; ko=KO:K13052; pfam=PF04977; smart=SM00338; superfamily=58010; transmembrane_helix_parts=Outside_1_14,TMhelix_15_37,Inside_38_100), whose translation is MKKALKLFNSVRGKINKYWLAIIIFVIVTFLLGESSIFKRLEYDKQINRLESDIEHYKNQREENEKKLESLKSDNESLEKLAREQYQMTKENEDLFIIKD
- a CDS encoding acyl-CoA synthetase (AMP-forming)/AMP-acid ligase II (product_source=COG0318; cath_funfam=2.40.10.210; cog=COG0318; superfamily=103473; transmembrane_helix_parts=Inside_1_6,TMhelix_7_26,Outside_27_29,TMhelix_30_49,Inside_50_60,TMhelix_61_80,Outside_81_83,TMhelix_84_103,Inside_104_118), whose translation is MGPKLKEYIFFVCGILLVLSAVLYSMSWEFIPYVYAVAGAGVAVVFLSSPYNGDNKRLKRLNVQQAIAAILLPLSSYFMFKDMNEWIVCLLVSGILQSYVVFVQDYEEKKNNKEDKEK
- a CDS encoding TrmH family RNA methyltransferase (product_source=KO:K03437; cath_funfam=3.30.1330.30,3.40.1280.10; cog=COG0566; ko=KO:K03437; pfam=PF00588; superfamily=75217); the encoded protein is MERITSLQNPRIKNITKLLSKAKERKSQNVFIIEGARELSLAIAGGYSFEEVYVCSELFANTDYPTVLENIPSEVVFEISEAVFSKIAYREASDGVIALAKPKKHSLDNLSLPNNPFIIILESVEKPGNLGAILRTADAAKADAVIICDSLTDIYNPNVIRSSVGCLFTVPVGVASNEDTLSFLKKHNIESFAAELNAAQWYQETDYTKSCAIVMGTEADGLTDFWLSNANKRIKIPMRGVIDSLNVSVSAAVITFEAMRQRGF
- a CDS encoding shikimate dehydrogenase (product_source=KO:K00014; cath_funfam=3.40.50.10860; cog=COG0169; ko=KO:K00014; pfam=PF08501; superfamily=51735,53223; tigrfam=TIGR00507); translation: MDIYGLIGYPLGHSFSRNFFNDKFEAEGIDAEYVNFEIPSIDEFKSVVKNNPALKGLNVTIPYKEQVIPFLDSITNNAKLIGAVNVVVFERSKNKVKLVGHNSDIIGFKNSIEPMLKPHHKKALILGTGGSAKAVYYGLQQLGVEAVCVSRTKSSGNEITYADLLPEVIEERTVIVNCTPVGMWPNVDDCPNIPYHYLTENHLLYDLLYNPDETMFMKQGKRYGAETKNGLEMLILQAFASWEAWQKG
- a CDS encoding phosphoribosylaminoimidazole-succinocarboxamide synthase (product_source=KO:K01923; cath_funfam=3.30.200.20,3.30.470.20; cog=COG0152; ko=KO:K01923; pfam=PF01259; superfamily=56104; tigrfam=TIGR00081), which encodes MNTLVTTDFKFSGQTNVYHGKVRDVYSIGEDILVMIATDRISAFDVILPQGIPYKGQVLNQIAAKFLDATADIVPNWKLAVPDPMVTVGVKCDPFKVEMVIRGYLTGSAWRAYQAGERTICGIELPEGMKENQKFPTPLITPTTKADEGHDENISKEEIIAQGLVGKEDYEELEKYTQALFQRGTEMAASKGLILVDTKYEFGKKDGKIYLIDEIHTPDSSRYFYADGYQERFEKGEEQKQLSKEFVRKWLMENGFQGKEGQTVPEMTPAYCESVSERYIELYEKITGETFVKADISNVPSRIEANINNYLK
- a CDS encoding phosphate starvation-inducible PhoH-like protein (product_source=KO:K06217; cath_funfam=3.40.50.300; cog=COG1702; ko=KO:K06217; pfam=PF02562; smart=SM00382; superfamily=52540); its protein translation is MIEKIIILDSVDTVSFYGVNSSNVQLIKSLYPKLRIVARGNVIKVIGDELELVGFEEKIQEMEQYYQTYNMLTEAAILKIVKGKHDNDAPAKQANLIIYGISGKPITARSENQQKLVDKFDKNDMLFAVGPAGSGKTYTAIALAVRALKNKEVRKIILSRPAVEAGEKLGFLPGDMKDKIDPYLQPLYDALEDMIPTAKLKEHLENKVIQIAPLAFMRGRTLSDAIIILDEAQNTNVQQMKMFLTRLGMNAKMIITGDVTQIDLPPSQRSGLIHAMRILKDVKGIAQIEFNKKDIVRHKLVQRIVDAYDKEDKIKQINT